From a region of the Desmodus rotundus isolate HL8 chromosome 7, HLdesRot8A.1, whole genome shotgun sequence genome:
- the LRRC57 gene encoding leucine-rich repeat-containing protein 57, translated as MGNSALRAHVETAQKTGVFQLKDRGLTEFPSELQKLTSNLRTIDLSNNKIESLPPMIIGKFTLLRSLSLNNNKLNVLPDELHNLKKLETLSLNNNHLRELPSTFGQLSALKTLSLSGNQLRALPPQLCSLRHLDVVDLSKNQIRSIPDIVGELQVIELNLNQNQISQISVKISCCPRLKVLRLEENCLELSMLPQSILSESQICLLAVEGNLFEIKKLRELEGYDKYMERFTATKKKFA; from the exons ATGGGAAACAGTGCCCTCCGCGCTCATGTGGAAACCGCGCAAAAAACGGGTGTCTTTCAGCTTAAGGACCGCGGACTGACTGAG TTCCCTTCAGAGTTGCAGAAGCTGACGAGCAATCTCAGGACCATCGACTTATCCAACAACAAGATAGAGAGCCTACCGCCCATGATTATAGGGAAGTTCACTCTGCTGAGGAGCCTCTccttgaacaacaacaaactgA ATGTTCTCCCTGATGAGTTACACAATCTGAAAAAACTAGAGACACTAAGCTTAAACAACAATCACTTGAGAGAACTGCCCTCTACCTTTGGGCAACTGTCTGCCCTCAAGACCCTGAGCCTCTCTGGGAACCAGCTACGAGCGCTGCCACCCCAACTTTGTAGCCTACGGCACCTGGATGTGGTGGACCTCTCCAAGAACCAGATTCGGAGCATACCTGACATAGTGGGGGAGCTGCAGGTCATCGAACTTAACCTCAACCAGAATCAG ATATCTCAGATTTCAGTAAAGATATCTTGCTGTCCTCGTCTTAAAGTTCTTCGCCTGGAAGAGAACTGCCTTGAGCTCAGCATGCTTCCACAGAGCATCCTCAGTGAGTCCCAGATCTGCCTGCTCGCTGTGGAAGGCAAcctttttgaaataaagaaacttCGAGAACTAGAAGGCTATGATAAG TACATGGAGAGGTTCACGGCCACCAAGAAGAAGTTTGCATGA